A section of the Microbulbifer pacificus genome encodes:
- a CDS encoding Ppx/GppA phosphatase family protein produces the protein MTNDNNAEPNHERYAALDLGSNSFHLLLAEFREQRMVRLHTDRAMVRLADGLDSERNLAPEVVERALEALRRFAPVIQGLPADNVRVVGTNTLRLASTQADGFLEAAEAILGAPIEIISGVEEARLIFSGVMAAAEGPPRLRCAVDIGGGSTELVRGVEGPRQLQSVNMGCVAFNRRFFDSGKIDAGKRNNFVRARRAAQAELQELRHIADDSVVIGASGTIKSVARILNDGELLPIHRNDLDKLADKVADFKTVDAIDLPYLDPQRRPVFASGLAILHGIFRELNIEVMQVSPYAIREGIVHDLAGRAHGGDRRADSIANLMERGEIDREQAARVASTALQFFAQLNPHSLKSQRRMLSWAADLHEIGLALSHSSFRKLGAFMIEHADMAGFSRSEQENLAYLVRNQRGDIKATQEHYGFHPNNDLLLCLRLACIVHRDHMDRDIAGLVLAADGPGYQLEIPAQWLYHYPAIEDLLELEVECWADKNIKLTLSSS, from the coding sequence ATGACAAATGACAACAACGCGGAACCCAACCACGAGCGCTATGCAGCGCTCGACCTGGGTTCCAACAGCTTCCACCTATTGTTAGCAGAATTCCGTGAACAACGCATGGTACGCCTGCACACCGACCGCGCCATGGTCCGCCTGGCGGATGGTCTGGACAGCGAGCGCAACCTGGCGCCGGAGGTGGTGGAGCGGGCGCTGGAAGCGCTGCGGCGTTTTGCCCCGGTGATCCAGGGGCTGCCGGCGGACAATGTGCGCGTGGTGGGTACCAATACCCTGCGCCTCGCCAGCACACAGGCGGATGGATTTCTGGAGGCGGCGGAAGCCATTCTCGGCGCACCCATCGAGATCATCTCCGGGGTGGAAGAGGCCCGACTCATTTTTTCCGGCGTGATGGCCGCCGCAGAGGGTCCGCCTCGCTTGCGCTGCGCGGTGGATATCGGCGGCGGCTCAACCGAACTGGTGCGCGGAGTGGAAGGCCCGCGCCAGTTGCAGAGCGTGAATATGGGTTGCGTGGCGTTCAATCGCCGTTTTTTTGACAGCGGCAAGATCGACGCCGGCAAACGCAACAACTTTGTGCGCGCCCGCCGCGCGGCCCAGGCCGAGCTGCAGGAGCTGCGGCATATTGCCGACGACTCGGTGGTCATCGGAGCCTCCGGCACCATCAAGTCGGTGGCGCGAATCCTGAATGATGGGGAACTTCTGCCGATTCATCGCAACGACCTGGACAAACTCGCGGACAAGGTGGCCGACTTCAAAACCGTGGACGCCATTGACCTGCCGTACCTGGATCCGCAACGCCGTCCGGTGTTCGCCTCCGGTCTCGCCATTCTGCATGGAATTTTTCGCGAGCTGAATATCGAGGTCATGCAGGTTTCTCCCTATGCGATCCGCGAGGGTATCGTCCACGACTTGGCCGGGCGTGCCCACGGTGGCGACCGCCGTGCGGATAGCATTGCCAACCTAATGGAGCGCGGAGAAATCGATCGTGAGCAGGCCGCGCGGGTCGCCAGTACAGCGCTGCAATTCTTCGCGCAGCTGAATCCACATTCACTGAAAAGCCAACGCCGCATGCTGAGCTGGGCCGCGGATCTGCATGAAATCGGTCTCGCCCTATCCCACAGCAGTTTCCGCAAGCTCGGCGCCTTCATGATCGAGCACGCGGATATGGCGGGCTTCAGCCGCAGCGAACAGGAAAACCTGGCCTACCTGGTGCGCAACCAGCGCGGCGATATCAAGGCGACCCAGGAACACTACGGCTTCCACCCCAACAATGACCTGCTTCTGTGCCTGCGTCTCGCCTGTATCGTGCACCGGGACCATATGGACCGCGACATCGCGGGCCTGGTCCTTGCCGCCGACGGCCCCGGTTATCAGCTGGAGATTCCAGCGCAGTGGCTGTACCACTACCCGGCCATCGAGGACCTGTTGGAGCTGGAAGTAGAATGCTGGGCCGACAAGAACATCAAACTGACCCTGAGCAGCTCGTGA